One Setaria italica strain Yugu1 chromosome I, Setaria_italica_v2.0, whole genome shotgun sequence DNA window includes the following coding sequences:
- the LOC101779504 gene encoding nuclear poly(A) polymerase 4, translated as MAGSVGVGRAAARSSPKRYAGTDPPLSLAGPTVADLQRTAELEKFLVEAGLYEGKEESAKREEVLSEIGQIVKEWVKQLTSKKGYAEQLVERANAVLFTFGSYRLGVHGPGADIDTLCVGPSYVNREEDFFVTLHGILAEKEEVTELQPVPDAHVPVLKFKFRGISIDLLYASLSPSEIPADFDISQGSVLCDVDEATVRSLNGCRVADQILRLVPNAENFRTTLRCLKYWAKRRGVYSNITGFLGGVNWALLVARVCQLYPNAVPSMLVSRFFRVFTQWQWPNPVMLCAIKNDDLGFSIWDPRKNPRDRNHLMPIITPAYPCMNSSYNVSTSTLRVIMEQFQFGNKICQEIDVNKANWDALFEPFHFFEAYRKFLVVDIVAEDDDDLRLWKGWIESRLRQLTLKIERDTKGILQCHPYPCEYSDPAIECAHCAFYMGLSRKVGLKKCGQQFDIRGTVDEFMREIGMYSLWKPGMDLAVTHVRREQVPSYVFEQGYKKPSPTMHANQQEQSDGDGTLSPDLGVQLKRKYDSDGDGHVELRKSVKRALVSPPGEETPPHHGNSVSKVLCDSPVKLVSSALFSGAQTSPSHDDITFEQTQLTSSSHGSEDTSASGTSCAAMGAVVLADESSKPGNLTSDVVIDTVETMEVHTTSECVAQKDETKLEGIRSLTSSNCAEFLEGEVLAENVHLSGDEVI; from the exons ATGGCGGGATCTGTCGGCGtgggcagggcggcggcgcggtcgtcGCCGAAGCGGTACGCCGGCACGGACCCGCCGTTGTCCCTAGCCGGGCCGACGGTGGCGGATCTCCAGAGGACGGCCGAGCTAGAGAAG TTTTTGGTTGAAGCTGGCCTTTATGAGGGGAAGGAGGAGTCTGCGAAGCGGGAAGAGGTGCTGTCGGAGATTGGTCAG ATAGTCAAGGAATGGGTGAAGCAGTTGACCAGTAAGAAGGGATATGCTGAGCAATTGGTTGAACGAGCAAATGCAGTCCTTTTCACTTTTGGGTCTTACAGATTGGGG GTTCATGGACCTGGAGCTGATATTGATACCCTTTGTGTTGGACCTTCATATGTGAACCGAGAG GAGGATTTCTTTGTCACACTGCATGGCATATTAGCAGAAAAGGAAGAAGTGACTGAGTTGCAACCTGTACCTGATGCTCATGTACCTGTTTTGAAATTTAAGTTTCGTGGGATATCAATTGACCTTCTCTATGCTAGCCTCTCTCCTTCAGAAATACCAGCA GATTTTGATATTTCTCAAGGATCTGTTCTTTGTGATGTTGATGAAGCAACTGTTCGAAGCCTTAATGGATGCAGAGTGGCAGATCAGATTCTTCGACTTGTTCCAAATGCTGAG AACTTCCGGACAACACTCAGATGCTTGAAGTACTGGGCAAAGAGAAGGGGTGTTTATTCTAAT ATTACTGGTTTCCTTGGGGGTGTCAACTGGGCTCTTCTGGTTGCTCGTGTCTGCCAACTCTATCCTAATGCTGTGCCAAGTATGCTGGTTTCTAGATTCTTCAGAGTTTTTACCCAGTGGCAATGGCCAAATCCAGTGATGCTATGTGCGATTAAGAATGATGATCTTGGTTTTTCTATATGGGATCCACGCAAAAATCCTCGTGATAGAAACCATCTAATGCCTATCATCACTCCAGCCTACCCATGCATGAACTCTAGCTACAATGTTTCAACCAGCACACTGAGGGTTATAATGGAGCAGTTTCAGTTTGGCAACAAAATTTGTCAG GAAATCGACGTTAATAAGGCCAATTGGGATGCTTTATTTGAGCCTTTCCATTTCTTTGAAGCATATAGAAAGTTTCTAGTGGTTGACATAGTtgcagaggatgatgatgatcttcGGCTTTGGAAGGGATGGATTGAGTCTCGTTTGAGACAACTTACTTTGAAG ATTGAGCGGGATACTAAAGGAATTCTGCAGTGCCATCCTTACCCATGTGAGTATTCAGATCCAGCAATAGAGTGTGCACATTGTGCCTTCTACATGGGCTTATCAAGGAAAGTGGGTTTGAAAAAATGTGGTCAACAATTTGATATCCGTGGGACAGTAGATGAATTTATGCGTGAAATTGGCATGTATTCATTGTGGAAGCCTGGGATGGATCTGGCTGTCACCCATGTCCGTAGGGAGCAGGTCCCATCTTATGTATTTGAGCAAGGGTACAAGAAACCCTCCCCTACGATGCATGCAAACCAACAAGAACAATCTGATGGAGATGGCACATTGAGTCCAGATCTGGGGGTTCAGCTTAAGAGAAAGTACGATTCTGATGGAGATGGCCATGTGGAACTTCGCAAATCTGTAAAAAGGGCTTTAGTAAGCCCACCTGGTGAGGAAACCCCACCTCATCATGGAAATAGTGTTAGTAAGGTCCTATGTGACAGTCCGGTGAAATTAGTTTCCAGTGCCCTTTTCAGCGGAGCTCAGACTTCTCCATCACATGATGATATAACTTTTGAACAAACACAATTAACTAGTTCATCACATGGATCCGAGGACACCTCAGCATCAGGCACAAGCTGTGCAGCAATGGGAGCAGTTGTTTTGGCTGATGAATCTAGCAAGCCTGGTAACTTGACATCTGATGTTGTAATTGACACAGTTGAGACAATGGAAGTGCACACAACTTCAGAATGTGTGGCTCAGAAGGATGAAACAAAGCTTGAGGGAATCAGAAGCTTGACGAGCAGCAATTGTGCTGAGTTTCTAGAGGGGGAAGTTCTTGCTGAGAACGTGCACTTGAGTGGAGATGAAGTGATTTGA
- the LOC101780836 gene encoding early nodulin-93: protein MAGRSFLIRSPKEEESDAAVREAVFLGARNAAIAGSVVAVPTLIGCRVLPWAKANLNYTAQALIISAACIAGFFITADKTILRNARQNTIGKLDKST, encoded by the exons ATGGCCGGCAGGAGCTTCTTGATCCGGTCCCCCAAGGAGGAGGAGTCCGACGCCGCCGTCAGAG AGGCTGTATTTCTGGGAGCGAGGAATGCTGCAATAGCTGGTTCTGTGGTAGCGGTTCCCACG TTGATCGGCTGCCGTGTCCTTCCTTGGGCTAAGGCTAATCTCAACTACACCGCACAAGCACTCATCATATCAGCAG CCTGCATCGCTGGCTTCTTCATCACTGCTGACAAAACCATTCTACGGAACGCAAGACAAAACACCATCGGGAAGCTTGACAAGTCAACTTGA